A section of the Candidatus Tanganyikabacteria bacterium genome encodes:
- a CDS encoding DoxX family protein, with translation MKLLDLVFPSEAERLARTGSPLLALRLFAGVGLMLHGRSKIQNPFGWMGPEAVTPGVFQALAAVAEFFGGLAWVLGLLTPIASLGVLCTMLVAIATHLGRGDPFVGKGGWELASLYATIAVLFGAGGPGRFSVDAWLGRAVRGSEPGAPQS, from the coding sequence ATGAAGCTCCTAGACCTCGTTTTTCCTTCCGAGGCGGAACGCCTGGCGCGTACCGGCTCGCCGCTCCTTGCGCTGCGCCTCTTCGCGGGCGTGGGCTTGATGCTGCATGGCCGCTCGAAGATCCAGAATCCGTTCGGCTGGATGGGGCCCGAGGCTGTCACGCCCGGCGTCTTCCAGGCCCTGGCCGCCGTCGCCGAGTTCTTCGGCGGCCTCGCCTGGGTGCTGGGCCTGCTCACGCCGATCGCGTCCCTGGGCGTGCTGTGCACGATGCTGGTGGCGATCGCCACGCACCTCGGCCGCGGTGATCCCTTCGTGGGCAAGGGCGGCTGGGAACTCGCGTCGCTCTATGCGACGATTGCCGTCCTCTTCGGCGCGGGCGGTCCCGGGCGCTTCTCAGTGGATGCCTGGCTCGGCCGGGCCGTGCGCGGCTCAGAGCCCGGCGCGCCGCAGTCTTAG
- a CDS encoding copper-translocating P-type ATPase → MREARESPAGRAHEGAIYTCPMHPQIRQVGPGTCPICGMALEPVEPAAAEGEDAELAAMTRRFLLALGLTLPILAIAGNDALPGRPLDAMLSGRAAQWLQLALASPVVLWAGWFFFARGWESLLRRSLNMFSLIALGVGAAYLYSVVATLLPGAFPPAFREEGGHVAVYFEAAAVITTLVLLGQVLELRARSQTSSAIRALLDLAPRHARRVAPDGTESDVPLDQVVPGDRLRVRPGERVPTDGPVLEGHSAVDESMLTGEPIPVEKGPGDRVIGGTVNQTGGFVMAAERVGAETMLAQIVRLVGEAQRSRAPIQRLADLVSAWFVPLVVAIAILTFVVWSTAGPEPRMAHALVNAVAVLIIACPCALGLATPMSLMVGIGRGATAGVLIRNGEALETLHKVNTLVVDKTGTLTAGRPRLVSVAPAPGTSEADLLRLAASLERGSEHPLAAAIVAGAREQRIEPDAAESFRSLTGKGVAGRVGGREAALGNAALLADLGVAQGETWAGRADGLRRDGQTAVFVVSGDRIAGLLGVADPIKDTTPEAVRLLRDEGIHVAMLTGDNRVTAEAVARRLGIHEVEAEVLPERKGDIVRKLQAAGGVVAMAGDGVNDAPALAQADVGIAMGTGTDVAIESAGVTLVKGDLRGIVRAIRLSRATMRNIRQNLFFAFVYNALGVPIAAGVLYPAAGLLLSPMLASAAMAFSSVSVIGNALRLRRAGL, encoded by the coding sequence CGGTCGAACCGGCGGCGGCGGAAGGCGAGGATGCCGAACTGGCCGCCATGACGCGCCGGTTCTTGCTGGCGCTGGGGCTCACGCTGCCCATCCTGGCGATCGCCGGCAACGACGCCCTCCCGGGCCGGCCGCTGGACGCCATGCTGTCGGGCCGCGCGGCGCAGTGGCTGCAACTGGCCCTCGCCTCCCCCGTCGTGCTGTGGGCCGGCTGGTTCTTCTTCGCACGCGGCTGGGAGTCCTTGCTCCGGCGCAGCCTCAACATGTTCAGCCTCATCGCCCTGGGGGTGGGCGCCGCCTATCTCTACAGCGTCGTGGCCACGCTCCTCCCGGGCGCCTTCCCGCCAGCGTTCCGGGAGGAGGGCGGCCACGTGGCCGTGTACTTCGAGGCGGCCGCGGTCATCACGACGCTCGTGCTACTCGGGCAGGTGCTGGAACTGCGGGCGCGAAGCCAGACGAGCAGCGCCATCCGCGCCCTGCTCGATCTGGCGCCGCGGCATGCCCGCCGCGTCGCTCCCGACGGCACCGAGAGCGACGTACCCCTGGACCAGGTGGTCCCCGGCGACCGGTTGCGCGTACGCCCGGGCGAACGCGTACCTACCGACGGCCCGGTGCTTGAGGGCCACAGCGCGGTGGACGAATCCATGCTGACCGGCGAGCCGATCCCGGTCGAGAAGGGCCCGGGCGACCGGGTCATCGGCGGCACCGTCAACCAGACGGGCGGCTTCGTGATGGCGGCCGAACGCGTCGGCGCCGAGACCATGCTCGCGCAGATCGTGCGCCTGGTCGGCGAGGCGCAGCGGTCGCGCGCCCCCATCCAGCGCCTGGCCGACCTCGTCTCCGCCTGGTTCGTACCGCTGGTCGTGGCGATCGCGATCCTCACGTTCGTCGTCTGGAGCACGGCAGGGCCGGAGCCGCGCATGGCCCATGCCCTGGTCAACGCGGTCGCGGTCCTCATCATCGCGTGCCCCTGCGCGCTCGGCCTGGCCACGCCGATGTCGCTCATGGTCGGCATCGGCCGCGGGGCGACCGCCGGCGTGCTCATCCGCAACGGCGAGGCCCTGGAGACCCTCCACAAAGTGAACACCCTGGTCGTGGACAAGACCGGCACCCTCACCGCCGGCAGGCCTCGGCTGGTCTCGGTCGCGCCGGCCCCGGGCACCTCCGAGGCGGACCTGCTCCGCCTGGCGGCCAGCCTGGAACGCGGGTCGGAGCACCCCCTCGCCGCGGCGATCGTCGCCGGGGCGCGGGAGCAGCGGATCGAGCCGGATGCCGCGGAGTCATTCCGCTCGCTCACCGGCAAGGGCGTCGCCGGCCGCGTGGGCGGCCGGGAAGCGGCCCTGGGAAATGCCGCCCTGCTGGCGGATCTCGGCGTCGCACAGGGCGAGACCTGGGCAGGTCGGGCCGACGGTTTGCGCCGGGACGGGCAGACCGCCGTGTTCGTCGTGTCGGGCGACAGGATCGCCGGGCTCCTGGGCGTGGCCGACCCGATCAAGGACACTACCCCCGAGGCGGTGCGCCTCCTGCGCGACGAGGGGATCCACGTGGCCATGCTGACCGGCGACAACCGCGTGACGGCCGAGGCAGTGGCGCGGCGCCTGGGGATTCACGAGGTGGAGGCCGAGGTCCTGCCCGAACGCAAGGGCGACATAGTCCGGAAACTCCAGGCGGCCGGCGGGGTCGTGGCCATGGCCGGCGACGGCGTCAACGACGCCCCCGCCCTCGCGCAGGCGGACGTCGGCATCGCGATGGGCACCGGTACCGACGTCGCCATCGAGAGCGCCGGCGTCACCCTGGTGAAGGGCGATCTACGCGGCATCGTGCGGGCGATCCGGCTCAGCCGCGCGACCATGCGCAACATCCGGCAGAACCTGTTCTTCGCGTTCGTCTACAATGCCCTGGGCGTGCCGATCGCCGCCGGCGTACTCTACCCGGCCGCGGGCCTCCTGCTCTCGCCGATGCTGGCAAGCGCGGCCATGGCCTTCAGTTCGGTCTCGGTGATCGGCAACGCGCTAAGACTGCGGCGCGCCGGGCTCTGA